Proteins from one Terriglobus tenax genomic window:
- a CDS encoding GTP-binding protein — protein MAKEKFDRSKPHVNVGTIGHIDHGKTTLTAAITKVLSKH, from the coding sequence ATGGCGAAGGAAAAATTTGACCGGTCTAAGCCTCACGTAAACGTGGGAACGATTGGTCACATCGATCACGGCAAGACGACGTTGACGGCGGCGATCACGAAGGTTCTGTCGAAGCAC